In Ananas comosus cultivar F153 unplaced genomic scaffold, ASM154086v1, whole genome shotgun sequence, a genomic segment contains:
- the LOC109706401 gene encoding uncharacterized protein LOC109706401, which yields MTFDSDAPSTVAHHSGHLSEKCVDCIWRSCFADTFCAEPRQVWLRHSLSGRAAYVRGAHIQTTPAPTSAPPGELVGLALQALLLRRITLPPDTPAVKTEALEQILPRSLLPPRRARSTWLSYQEQAHASPRKPYNDVTFVMYEATRRALRPHFFPTSRFCHALYLSGCCAVFQPPRPSARGSCHLSFDSGHDRPAAPPDSPRAGVLRRAREKRKAGKRPAAEEVRSQTTTSRPAYPGTRRSEPVARTWPSTQPRRAASSPAPAALIRSPRSSSLRRVHASPSLRPRTPLLVLASEGPLSSPATARRSPLAQRHFHRGIPLHQQSPGSPPPGAQCPPSTHQPSHGTAMPVLPNSGRPPRVTTGRPRGPPCTQGQMNTRAAAARGLWSRYHFTLYPGNSQLESVVIRLLRAPCIAIPFNR from the coding sequence ATGACGTTTGACTCCGATGCCCCGAGCACCGTCGCCCACCACTCGGGACATCTGTCCGAGAAGTGCGTTGattgcatatggagaagctgttttgCAGACACTTTTTGTGCGGAGCCGAGACAGGTTTGGCTGCGCCACTCCCTTTCTGGACGCGCGGCCTACGTTCGGGGCGCGCATATCCAGACAACACCGGCACCGACTTCGGCCCCGCCAGGCGAGTTAGTTGGACTAGCGCTTCAAGCGCTTCTTCTGCGCCGAATCACTCTCCCCCCCGATACCCCCGCCGTCAAGACGGAAGCACTGGAGCAAATCTTGCCCCGCAGCCTCCTGCCGCCACGACGAGCCCGGTCCACATGGCTGAGTTACCAAGAGCAGGCGCACGCTTCTCCCCGGAAACCCTACAATGATGTTACGTTTGTCATGTacgaggcgacgaggagggcaTTAAGGCCGCATTTTTTTCCTACCTCCCGCTTCTGCCACGCTCTCTATCTTTCCGGTTGctgtgcagtcttccaacctcccaGACCCTCGGCGCGAGGTTCGTGCCACCTCAGCTTCGATAGTGGACACGATAGGCCCGCCGCGCCCCCGGATTCGCCACGCGCCGGCGTCCTGCGAAGAGCTCGGGAGAAGCGGAAAGCGGggaagaggcccgcggctgaggaaGTGCGCAGTCAAACCACTACGAGCCGGCCGGCCTACCCCGGCACCCGCAGGAGCGAGCCAGTCGCGCGGACGTGGCCGTCTACGCAGCCCAGGAGAGCCGCATCGTCGCCAGCCCCCGCTGCGTTGATCCGCTCGCCCCGCTCTTCTTCCCTGCGCCGTGTTCACGCCAGCCCGAGCCTCCGCCCCCGCACCCCGCTCCTTGTGTTGGCCAGTGAGGGCCCACTCTCCAGTCCCGCGACTGCACGGAGGAGTCCACTTGCCCAGCGGCATTTTCACCGCGGCATCCCGCTGCACCAGCAATCGCCAGGTTCTCCACCGCCGGGCGCCCAGTGTCCCCCCTCGACGCATCAACCGAGCCACGGCACGGCCATGCCAGTTCTGCCGAACAGTGGACGGCCCCCACGCGTCACGACAGGCCGACCGCGGGGGCCCCCATGTACGCAGGGCCAGATGAACACCCGCGCGGCGGCAGCGCGAGGATTGTGGTCGCGGTATCATTTTACTCTATATCCCGGTAATTCGCAGCTAGAGTCAGTTGTGATTCGCCTACTGCGCGCCCCGTGCATCGCCATTCCATTCAACCGTTGA